TATGTGGTTGACCCTGAATGGCTTGCCAGCAACGGCGAGGAAGCCCGCGCTCTACGACAAGCTAAAAGTAAAGCAAATAAGGCTTGGCGGGTACTTCACCGTGTCACCTATGTGGAACGTCCGGCTTTGATGGGTTTTGGTAGAGATGTTCGTCAACTTCCTGCTGCCGAATCAAATACCGATCTCGGTCAATTACAAGCAAAAGTGGAAAAACTGGAGCAGCAAAACCAAGAAATGCAGCGTAAACTTGATGCAATTCTCAACAAATTAAGCTGATCTGTTGTTTTTTTTCGGGGTGACAAGCCCCGAAAAACCTATTCCTGACCATTGATGACAAGTTAAGGCTGTGAGGCAATTGGTTTAATCTGGGAAAGTAATAAAGGCGGAATCTCTATGATTGGGAAGGTTATTGCAATCATGGTAATATTTTGTTCCCTATTTGGCATCGCGTGGGTACTGGTAAATGTGCAGTGAAAACCACTCTAAATTATCCACTCAAATCAAGTCCCAATTCCTAATTGTAAAAGCGCAATTGTTCTTAGTTAACCCATCCAATCCACCCACTCAGGAGCCGCCGCCACCAACTGCCCAAAAATTTGCGGCTCTTGCTCCTCGAACGTCACTATCACTCCCCAACGTTCGTCAGGAGTAAGGGTACTGAGGGACTCTTTAACCGCTTCCATACCATCTTTCACTCGTTCCATAAACCCAGCAGCGTAAGATTTGACCTGCCGCCACCAAGAACTAGTAGAGTTTTCCCGTCCGCCCATATCCTTAATAACGGAGAGTGGTGTTGTGTCAATGATTGGTGTTGTTAAATCTATATTAGGAGTGACTGACACCAACTCCCGATTTAACCACTTCTCAAAAATCCCATCCCGCCCATCATCAGGCCCAACAAACTTATACACACACTCCCGCTTACCCCTTGGCCCCAACCGCCCCACATACGACAACCGCAGATTAATCTTGTCGAGTAATTTCTGAACGATCGCCACAGGGGTCAGCTTCTCCGAAATAGTCACGTTCAGATAATTCTTGATCAAGAACCGATGTTGTAGTGCGCGAGCCTTAAACTCCTGCATCTTTTCATCCGAACCCCTCAACTGTTCCCCAGTCTTGAGCAACTGCAACAAATTCAGTTCTTCTAATAACCGCACCGACGACAACATCTGCCCCTTGTTAAAGTCAGGTTTCCAAATAGCATTTTCTCCAGCTTCCGCCTGTGCCTTGGCTCTTTTACTATCCCGACTGGCTAAAAACTCCCGCCCCACAGTCAAATAATAGTGCAGCCGCAGTTGGGGATACCAAGAGTCATCGTCTTTTTCAACTAATTCAGGGGTCACTTCAACTTCATAACGCCGGGACAACTCACCCTTACGTTGCTGGTATCTTTCTTCTTCAGTCTTCACTCGCTTTTCTTGCAACTTCTTGAGTTCGGCATCAGACACATCATCAGATTGAGAAACCCCCTGGCATTGACCAGAGTACAATTCTTTCGATGCTGCCTTAACTTCCTTGACAATTTCCTTGGTTTCATCAGGGTCAGAATCATCCGCATCAATCACAGTGTAGCCATCCGCTTTCAACCCCTTCAGCACAAATTCCTGATAGCGGCGCATTTGGACGTTGATCACAGCACCTCGCTTGCCCCAAGTCTGCAACGATTCGGGTTGAAAGTTCTGGTCAATAAAGCTGTAATCTTCATTATCCGAAGCTGATAACAGAGCGATATTTGCCTGGGTTGCAATATCCTGACTCCGCAACAATCCACCCATAGAAGTTGAACCATTGCCCACAGTCCCCATTCCGTACTGGCTCACCCAAATGTGACGGTCAACTGTTTCCCGCAGCCGTGCTAACATCTGCCGTACAGAATCTACAGGCTGAACACCCTGGAATATCCCCCAAACCGAATCAAAATGACCTCGAATGTCGATAGACACACCAGTTTCCAAGCTGGGTGAGGCGATGACTAGATCGTACTGCGTGAGAATTTCGTTTAAGTGAGCAATACACTCAAAAGCTGGGTGCTTCGGGTCTAAAACTGAATGGCTGTCAATTCTGAGAATCCGTAAATGGGGGAATTTTTGCCGAAACCGTTGTTCTAGGGCTTGGGTTCCCCATTTGGACTTAGCTTTCTGGGCAGAACAACACAATAAATGATGTCCGCCAGCA
This region of Aulosira sp. FACHB-615 genomic DNA includes:
- a CDS encoding plasmid replication protein, CyRepA1 family, producing AIAISGVNAGYRTPKDDSITATGKPSLIPDLKHFATTGRQVNICFDNDTKPETVQRVRTAISRMGRLLIAEGCSLRVIDLPGTEKGVDDFVVAHGEAAFHSLYNTAETLELWEIKLFTLLTYPPAIALNQRFLGEMIAPEGEKLIVLKAPKGTGKTEWLSQEVAKAHDQGRKVLIITHRIQLGEALCDRFGVDYVSEIKTSDTGGLLGYGVCVDSLHKDSQARFNPNDWSNDVIIIDECDQVFWHLLNSTTDVAKRRVSILRNFKQLVQNVLGSEHGKIYLSSADASDTDVKYILSLAGEYRVNPFVIVNSYQPVSGKCYNYSGSNPKNLIAALDKAIAAGGHHLLCCSAQKAKSKWGTQALEQRFRQKFPHLRILRIDSHSVLDPKHPAFECIAHLNEILTQYDLVIASPSLETGVSIDIRGHFDSVWGIFQGVQPVDSVRQMLARLRETVDRHIWVSQYGMGTVGNGSTSMGGLLRSQDIATQANIALLSASDNEDYSFIDQNFQPESLQTWGKRGAVINVQMRRYQEFVLKGLKADGYTVIDADDSDPDETKEIVKEVKAASKELYSGQCQGVSQSDDVSDAELKKLQEKRVKTEEERYQQRKGELSRRYEVEVTPELVEKDDDSWYPQLRLHYYLTVGREFLASRDSKRAKAQAEAGENAIWKPDFNKGQMLSSVRLLEELNLLQLLKTGEQLRGSDEKMQEFKARALQHRFLIKNYLNVTISEKLTPVAIVQKLLDKINLRLSYVGRLGPRGKRECVYKFVGPDDGRDGIFEKWLNRELVSVTPNIDLTTPIIDTTPLSVIKDMGGRENSTSSWWRQVKSYAAGFMERVKDGMEAVKESLSTLTPDERWGVIVTFEEQEPQIFGQLVAAAPEWVDWMG